The region AACCAATGCGCAAACAGACCAGCGTATTTATGAAATAATAGAAAACGTTTCAGCTGATAGTATTGAAGCCGATATTAGAAAACTTGCCGGTTTTGGAACCAGAAATACTTTTAGCGACACGGTTTCTGACACGCGTGGAATAGGAGCCGCACGTAGATGGATAAAATCTGAATTCGATAATATTTCCAATAATTGTGATAATTGTCTTGATGTTTTTTACCAAAAAGACTTTGTCACTACAGAAGATGGCGAACGCATTCCGCATGATGCCTGGGTTGTAAATGTGGTGGCAGTTCAGAAGGGAACCAAATATCCAAACCGTTATATTATTATGAGCGGCGATATAGATTCCCGCGCCAGCAATACTATGGATTTTGAAACCGATGCCCCCGGAGCCAACGATAATGCCAGCGGAATGGCCGGTGCCATCGAGGCAGCCAGGGTATTATCCCAATATCAATTTGAAAGCAGCGTGGTTTACGTAGGCCTTTCAGGTGAAGAACAAGGTTTGTTTGGCGGGAAAGGTCTTGCCGAATACGCCAAAGAAAATGACTGGGAGATCATTGGAGTTTTAAATAACGATATGATTGGGAATATTGAAGGTGTAGATGGCGTAATTGATAATCGCTCTTTTAGAATATTTTCTGAACCCGTTCCTCCAAATGAATCGGAGAGGGAAAGAACTATGCGCAGGTTTTACGGTGGTGAAGTAGACGGAATTTCGCGTCAACTTGCTCGTTATGTGCATAAAACTACTGAAACTTATATGCCTGAAATGAACCCAATGATGATTTATCGTTTAGATAGATTTGGTCGCGGTGGCCATCACCGCCCCTTCAACGATCTTGGCTTCCCGGGCATTAGGATTATGGAAGCCCACGAAAATTATAACCGTCAGCACCAGGATATCAGGACTGAAGACGGTATTGAATATGGCGACGTTGTAGAAGGAGTGAATTTCGATTATGCTGAAAAACTTACGGCTGTGAACGCCATAAATATGGCCAGCCTGGCCTGGGCCCCACCGGCTCCTAAAAACGTTGAAATTGGTGGAATAGTAGAACCTTCCGCAAAATTACGATGGGATAAAGTTGAAGGTGATATTGCCGGCTATAAAATTTACTGGAGAGAAACGACTGAAGCTCATTGGCAATATTCCCGTTTTGTAGGAGACATAAATGAATTCACCCTTGATGGAATTGTTATAGATAACTTCTTCTTTGGTATTGCTGCAGTAGGAAAAGACGGACACGAAAGTGTGGTGGTTTTTCCTTCGGGAGTTTTTAGATAGGAAATTGAAAGAATTTTCAATTAAAATTTTATAATTATGAAATATTTACATCACTTACTGGTATTGCTTTTCTTCACGTTTTCTCTTTTTTCCTGCGGAAATAAAAACGATAAAAAAGAGGAAAATAAAGATGAAGCTAAAGTTGAGACCGATACTACAGTAGCTCCAAAAACTGAGGACGAAGAACTTTCTGAATCTCCAAGACATCACGAATGGGTTACTTTATCACACAACGACAGAGAATTTCAGGCTTTTGTAGCATATCCTGAAACAAATGAGGCTACAAAATCTGTGATTGTAATACATGAAAACCGTGGTTTAAATGATTGGGCAAGATTGTTTGCCGATAAACTTGCTGAAGCCGGCTATTTGGTGATCGCTCCCGATTTGATTTCGAATACACAAGAGGGGAAACGCCGCACCACCGATTTTAAAAATCCAGATGCTGCCAGGGATGCCATTTATGCTTTAGAGCCTCAACAAGTCACTGCCGATCTTGATGCGGCATTTAATTATATTAAAGAAGATTCAGCATCAACGGGAGAAGTTGCCGTAGTTGGATTTTGTTGGGGCGGTTCACAAACTTTTAGGTACGTTACCAATAATCAAGAAATCTCTTCTGCCCACGTTTTCTATGGAACCGGTCCTGAAGATGTAAAAGCCATTGCCAATATTTCTGCTCCTGTTTATGGTTATTATGGCGGTGATGACAACAGGGTCAATTCTACCATTGAAGCCAGTGAAAAAATGATGGAAGAAGCCGGCAAGACTTATAAATATGAAATCTACGAAGGCGCTGGTCACGCTTTTATGCGCAGCGGCCACCAACCAGATGCCGAAAAAGTAAACAAAGAGGCTCATGAGAAAGCCTGGGAGCGACTTAAAGATCTTTTAAAATAGCTGATTATTATTAACAGTTTAACTATACTAATTTAGTTACAAGCGTTTAATTATTTTTCAAATACATTTCTTGAAAGGGCGTTCCATAGGGATGCCCTTTTTTTGCTTATGATCTAATTAACAATAGTTTGGGCAAACCTTAATAATATTAGTAACAATATTGTTTAACTTTAGTAGTCTAACCAAACAAAAACTAAGATTATGGCAGAAATTAAAATTGAAAAGAAAAAACCTATTTGGCCCTGGATTCTTCTTGGCCTAATAATCCTCGCAGTAATATTATATTTTGTGATCGCCGATAACGACGACGATGATGATTTTAATGAAGAGGAAAATACCGAACAGGTTGCAACACCTATGGAGACTGAAGAAGATACTGAAACCGCAAGCTGGGAAGAAGATAACCTTTCTGGAGAAGAAAGTGTTTCTAAATATCTCACCCATATTAGTGACCAGGAAAAAATGGGAATAGACCATGAATATAGTAGTCAGGCCCTGGTATATCTCATAAATGCTCTAGAAAACAGATCAGAAGAAGCTAATATTGATACTGAGGTTGAAATTCAGGAACTCAAAAATGATGTAAGAGATATAAAAGAGGATCCGCAAGCACTTACCCACGCAAATACTATTAACGATGTGGGTGCCAAAATAGTAGACCTTATGGAGAAAATGCAGGAAGAAAAATTTCCAGACATTTCCCAGGATGTTCAGGAGGTAAGAACAGCATTACAAAATATTGAACCTTCAACTCCTACCCTAGATCAAAAAGATGCAGTTAATTCTTTTTATAAAGAAGCTGGCGATGTAGTACAGAATATGAAAATGAGCTAATTAAAAAATTAAAAAGATTATGTCAAACAATGATAATAACAACAGAAATAGAGATAAACATTTGTTCTATTTAAATGAACTTTCAGACTATAAAGTAGCAAGTGATGATCCAGATGTACGCGGCTGGAAAGTAAAAGATGTAGACAACCGGGTTATAGGCCAAGCAGACAACTTTCTTGTAAATAAAAATACAGAACGCGTTGTTTACCTTGATGTAGAAGTAGACAAGAGTATCCTTGAAGCAAATCACGATCCCTACCGGTCTTCTGCAAGCGAAGGGGTTCACGAATTTGTAAATAAAAAGGGCGAAGAACATTTAATAATTCCTATTGGTCTTGTAAAATTAAATGAGGATGACAAGTTTATTTATACAGACAAGGTGAACCACAGAACGTTTGCCGAAACTAAGAGAAAGAAGAAAGGTGCTAATATAGACAGAGAATATGAAGAAGTTGTTTTAGCGTCTTATAACAGGGGTATTACTTCTTCAGATAGTCGTAAGCAAGACGAAAGCAGGCAGGCAAAATTTGACAAAGATACTGCTACTAAAACAAGTAATCGGGAAACAAACTCAAGAGATTCAGATGTTTCTCGTAACGAGCCTACTACTCATAAGAAAGGTAGTGAAAGTGGTAAAATAAAGGATGATTTTAATCCTTCAAATTCTAAAAAAACAAGTTTCTCGAGCGAAAAAAGTAAAGACTCCAAGCCCGGGGCTTCCCAGGCAAAGACAGACGCTGCTTCCGACAGAAGAGACCATACCGATGATGAAGACTTCTATAACAAGAAGGAATTCGATGATAAAAATTATCGAAAAAAGAAATAGATTATCAAAAGGGAAACTAAAAAGTTTCCCTTTTTTCTTTTAGCAGAATTCTATTTTTTTTCAGCAGGATTCTTTAAAAATCCTTTTCTAAAATTATAAGAACCGTTTCTTTGCTTATGATCTAATTAACAATTGTTTGGGGTAATCTTAATAAATTAAGGAAACAATATTATTTACCTTTAAATAGTATAACCAATCAAACAATATTATGGCAGAACTTAAAGTTGAAAAGAAAAAGCCAGTTTGGCCGTGGATTCTTTTAATAGCTATTATCATACTTGGAATATTATTTTATGTATTCGCTTATGATGACACTAATGACGATGTAGACGACATTGATGATACCAATGATATTGAAGAATTGAATGATACTTCAGGCATCAATGTTAAGGAAAAAGGTGAAATCAGCTCTTTTCCTAATAAAGAATTGATTTCGTAACCAAAAAACTATGCATTATGAGTAAAGATATCAAGAATACGAATTTATACTATTTAAGTGAATTAAAAGACTATAAAATTGCAGGCGGTTACCCCGATATTCGTGGCTGGGTTGTAAGAGATGCCGATAAACGTGTAGTTGGTAAAGTCGATAATTTATTGATTAATAAAAATCTTGACCGTGTAGTTTATGTAGACGTAGAAGTAGACCAAACAATTATAGATTCCCGTCACGATCCCTACGGAAAACCCGCAGATCCTGAAATTAAAGAGTTTGTGAATAAAGATGGGCAAAATCATGTAATTGTTCCCATTGGCCTGGTAGAGCTTGAAGAAGATGAGAAATATATCTATACTTCCAGAATTACCCACCAGACTTTTGCTGAAACAAAACGAATTGAGCGCGGAACTAATCCAGACCGACATTATGAAGAAACTGTTTTAAGCTCTTATAATCGTCCGTCTGCTGCCGAAAGAGAAGATGAGCACATCCAGCGCCGAAAAGAAGATGAGTATGTCGATAAACCTATTTCTGAACGCAGGGAAGGAAATATTGTAGACGATGAAAATTATAAAGAAGACCATCGTAACAAAAATCGCTATACCGATGATGAATTTTATGACCGGGAAGAGTTTGATGGTGCAAATTTTAGAAAAAGAGATTAGGAATACTAAAAATAAACGAGGCTGTTTGAAAAGTCTAACTTCATCGAGCTGGACTGATTTTCAAACTTTATCGCGAATGAATTTCGGAATTTTAATAGGTTTTGATTATCAAAATCTTAGATCCTGAAATATCCCGAAACTTCGGGGCAGGTTGACGATTTTAAAACTTTTCAAGCAGCCTCTTCTTATCAATCAATCAAAGAAAGTTGAACGCGCTTTTTTTCTTCATCTACAGAAAGTACAGTAACTTCTAATTCCTGATTTAATTTTACCACAGAATTTACATCGCTAATAAATTCATTAGCAAGTTTCGAAATATGGATAAGTCCGCTTTCTTTGATTCCAATATCTACAAAGCAGCCAAAATTGGTTATATTATTTACTATTCCCGGAAGTTTCATACCCGGCTTTAAATCGGCAATACTTTTTACTGAAGGATCGAAACTAAAGGGTTTTTTCTTTGCCCTGGGATCGGCGCCCGGCTTTTTTAATTCCCCTAAAATATCTTTTAAACTCGGTAAACCAAGACTACCGGAAATATAATCTTCAGGTTTTATTTTTTCAAGAACTTCAGTATTTCCTATCAATTTTTCAGGCTTTAAAGTATTGTTTTTTGCCATTTTTTCAACTATAAAATAACTTTCAGGATGCACGGCTGAATTATCTAAAGGATTTATAGCATTTTTAATTCGTAAAAATCCGGCAGATTGTTCAAAGGCTTTTTCTCCCAGGCGTGGCACTTTTAGCAATTCTTTTCTGCTTGTAAAACGTTTATTTTCTTTTCTGTAATCCAGAATATTTTGTGCCAATCCCGGGCCAATTCCAGAAACATAGGAAAGCAGTTCCTTACTTGCAGTATTTAAGTTTACGCCTATTTTATTTACACAACGCATCACTACTACATCAAGTTTCTCTTTTAATTTGGTTTGATCTACCTCGTGCTGGTACTGCCCTACCCCTATTGATTTTGGATCTATTTTAACCAGTTCTGCCAGCGGATCACTTAATCTTCTGCCTATAGAAACCGCTCCACGAACCGTAACATCATAATTAGGAAATTCATCCCTGGCAATTTTTGAGGCAGAATACACCGAAGCTCCTGCTTCATTAACCGTAAAAACCACTACTTCCCTGGGTAAATAGACATTTTTAATAAATTGTTCGGTTTCTCTGGCAGCGGTGCCGTTACCTATAGCAATGGCTTCAATTTTATAAGCATTTACCAGGCTTTTTATTTTTGCTGCAGCTGCATCTATTTTCTTTTGCGGGGGATGAGGAAATATCGCTTCATTATGCAACAAATTTCCCTGCTCGTCTAAACAAACTAGTTTGCAACCAGATTTAAAACCCGGGTCTAATGCTAAAATTCGTTTGCTTCCCAGTGGAGCTTCCATTAAGAGTTGCTCAAGATTT is a window of Salegentibacter salegens DNA encoding:
- a CDS encoding M28 family metallopeptidase, giving the protein MIRNIPCLALLLFSGLIFQQTNAQTDQRIYEIIENVSADSIEADIRKLAGFGTRNTFSDTVSDTRGIGAARRWIKSEFDNISNNCDNCLDVFYQKDFVTTEDGERIPHDAWVVNVVAVQKGTKYPNRYIIMSGDIDSRASNTMDFETDAPGANDNASGMAGAIEAARVLSQYQFESSVVYVGLSGEEQGLFGGKGLAEYAKENDWEIIGVLNNDMIGNIEGVDGVIDNRSFRIFSEPVPPNESERERTMRRFYGGEVDGISRQLARYVHKTTETYMPEMNPMMIYRLDRFGRGGHHRPFNDLGFPGIRIMEAHENYNRQHQDIRTEDGIEYGDVVEGVNFDYAEKLTAVNAINMASLAWAPPAPKNVEIGGIVEPSAKLRWDKVEGDIAGYKIYWRETTEAHWQYSRFVGDINEFTLDGIVIDNFFFGIAAVGKDGHESVVVFPSGVFR
- a CDS encoding dienelactone hydrolase family protein, producing the protein MKYLHHLLVLLFFTFSLFSCGNKNDKKEENKDEAKVETDTTVAPKTEDEELSESPRHHEWVTLSHNDREFQAFVAYPETNEATKSVIVIHENRGLNDWARLFADKLAEAGYLVIAPDLISNTQEGKRRTTDFKNPDAARDAIYALEPQQVTADLDAAFNYIKEDSASTGEVAVVGFCWGGSQTFRYVTNNQEISSAHVFYGTGPEDVKAIANISAPVYGYYGGDDNRVNSTIEASEKMMEEAGKTYKYEIYEGAGHAFMRSGHQPDAEKVNKEAHEKAWERLKDLLK
- a CDS encoding YlmC/YmxH family sporulation protein — protein: MSKDIKNTNLYYLSELKDYKIAGGYPDIRGWVVRDADKRVVGKVDNLLINKNLDRVVYVDVEVDQTIIDSRHDPYGKPADPEIKEFVNKDGQNHVIVPIGLVELEEDEKYIYTSRITHQTFAETKRIERGTNPDRHYEETVLSSYNRPSAAEREDEHIQRRKEDEYVDKPISERREGNIVDDENYKEDHRNKNRYTDDEFYDREEFDGANFRKRD
- a CDS encoding Tex family protein; translated protein: MNVQDYIQSRAQLPAKSIQNTIALLEADATIPFISRYRKEATGNLDEVAVEKIALLLNSFNELEKRKTAVLKAIKTQNELTEALAEKIDKATTLTEVEDLYLPFKKKRKTKADVAREASLEPLAKILMAQNTPNIDLSVKQFLSEKVKTKEDAYSGAGHIIAEWINENTYVRNSLRRLYARKAQLITKWVKTEEAHPEASKFTQFEKWEEPLKRIPSHRFLAIHRAEKLGIIKLKIEVDKSEALNLIEKAVIKNPGFSGVKYLKDGIEDAFTRLLKKSFATEFLNEAKEKADEDAIAVFASNLEQLLMEAPLGSKRILALDPGFKSGCKLVCLDEQGNLLHNEAIFPHPPQKKIDAAAAKIKSLVNAYKIEAIAIGNGTAARETEQFIKNVYLPREVVVFTVNEAGASVYSASKIARDEFPNYDVTVRGAVSIGRRLSDPLAELVKIDPKSIGVGQYQHEVDQTKLKEKLDVVVMRCVNKIGVNLNTASKELLSYVSGIGPGLAQNILDYRKENKRFTSRKELLKVPRLGEKAFEQSAGFLRIKNAINPLDNSAVHPESYFIVEKMAKNNTLKPEKLIGNTEVLEKIKPEDYISGSLGLPSLKDILGELKKPGADPRAKKKPFSFDPSVKSIADLKPGMKLPGIVNNITNFGCFVDIGIKESGLIHISKLANEFISDVNSVVKLNQELEVTVLSVDEEKKRVQLSLID